Proteins from a single region of Seriola aureovittata isolate HTS-2021-v1 ecotype China chromosome 9, ASM2101889v1, whole genome shotgun sequence:
- the krt8 gene encoding keratin, type II cytoskeletal 8 yields the protein MSSAYRTTSYSVKSSNAPRSFSSSSYAGPGGVTSRKSYSVRSSFGGSNRGYGGAGITSSSSYGLSSSAGMGMGGGYGGGFGGGFGGGFGGGMVAQAPITAVTVNKSLLAPLNLEIDPTIQAVRTQEKEQIKSLNNRFASFIDKVRFLEQQNKMLETKWNLLQGQTTTRSNIDAMFEAYIGNLRRQLDSLGNDKMKLEADLHNMQGLVEDFKNKYEDEINKRTECENDFVLIKKDVDEAYMNKVELEAKLESLTDEINFLRSIYEEELRELQSQIKDTSVIVEMDNSRNLDMDAIVAEVKAQYEDIANRTRAEAETWYKTKYEEMQTSANRYGDDLRATRTEIADLNRMIQRLTSEIDAVKGQRANLEAQIAEAEERGELAVKDAKLRIKDLEDALQRAKQDMARQIREYQDLMNVKLALDIEIATYRKLLEGEEDRLVNGIKAINISQQSTSYSGFPMDTMKSSYSSGYSSGFSGGYGSGSAYGSGGGYSSGSGYGSGIGGFSGGSAGGYSTTQSKKNVVIKMIETKDGRVVSESSEVIED from the exons ATGTCTTCAGCATATAGGACCACCTCTTACAGTGTGAAGAGTTCCAACGCCCCACggagcttcagcagcagctcctaTGCTGGACCAGGCGGTGTCACCTCCCGCAAGAGCTACAGTGTCAGGAGTTCCTTTGGAGGAAGCAACAGGGGCTATGGAGGAGCTGGCATCACCAGCTCCTCTTCCTATGGCCTAAGCTCAAGCGCAGGCATGGGCATGGGTGGTGGCTATGGTGGTGGCTTTGGTGGTGGCTTTGGTGGTGGCTTTGGTGGTGGCATGGTTGCTCAGGCCCCCATCACCGCCGTCACAGTGAACAAGAGCCTTCTGGCCCCCCTGAACCTCGAGATCGACCCCACCATCCAAGCCGTCCGCACCCAGGAGAAGGAGCAGATCAAGAGCCTCAACAACCGCTTTGCTTCCTTCATTGACAAG GTCCGCTTCCTGGAGCAGCAGAACAAAATGCTGGAGACCAAGTGGAACCTGCTGCAGGGACAGACCACCACTCGCTCCAACATCGACGCCATGTTCGAGGCGTACATCGGCAACCTGCGCAGACAGCTGGACAGCCTGGGCAACGACAAGATGAAGCTGGAGGCTGACCTGCACAACATGCAGGGCCTGGTGGAGGACTTCAAGAACAA GTATGAAGATGAGATCAACAAGCGCACAGAATGTGAAAATGACTTCGTCCTCATCAAGAAA GATGTCGATGAGGCCTACATGAATAAGGTTGAGCTGGAGGCCAAGCTCGAGAGTCTGACAGATGAGATCAACTTCCTGAGGTCGATCTACGAGGAG GAACTGCGTGAGCTCCAGAGCCAGATCAAGGACACTTCAGTCATTGTGGAGATGGACAACAGCCGCAACCTGGACATGGACGCTATTGTGGCTGAAGTGAAGGCTCAGTATGAGGACATCGCCAACCGCACCCGTGCCGAAGCAGAGACATGGTACAAGACCAAG TATGAGGAGATGCAGACATCCGCCAACAGATATGGGGATGACCTGAGAGCCACCAGGACAGAGATCGCAGACCTCAACCGCATGATCCAGAGACTGACATCAGAGATCGATGCTGTCAAGGGACAG CGTGCCAACCTGGAGGCCCAGATCGCAGAGGCTGAGGAGCGCGGTGAGCTGGCTGTGAAGGACGCCAAGCTCCGCATCAAGGACCTGGAAGACGCCCTGCAGAGAGCCAAACAGGACATGGCCCGCCAGATCAGAGAATACCAGGACCTGATGAACGTCAAGCTCGCTCTGGACATTGAGATCGCCACATACAGGAAACtgctggagggagaggaagacaggCTGGTGAATGGCATCAAGGCTATCAACATCTCCCAACAGAGCA CAAGCTACAGCGGTTTCCCCATGGACACCATGAAGAGTAGCTACTCCAGCGGGTACTCCAGCGGTTTTAGCGGTGGATATGGCAGCGGCAGTGCATACGGCAGCGGCGGTGGATACAGCAGTGGCAGTGGATACGGCAGCGGCATTGGCGGCTTCAGCGGCGGCAGTGCTGGCGGATACAGCACCACCCAGAGCAAGAAGAACGTCGTTATCAAAATGATCGAGACCAAGGACGGTAGAGTGGTGTCCGAGTCCTCTGAGGTCATTGAGGATTGA